The sequence AAACGCCTCGGGGGCGAACCCGGCCGGCGCGAACGCCTCGGAGAAGGCCCGCAGCGATGCGGGATTCACCGGTTCGCCGCCGTTGAGGGCGACCTGCCAGTTGGACAGGTCGAGCGCTGCGCGCTCCGGCGGCGTGCTGCGCTTGACACACCAGTCGTAGGCGAAATTGGGTGCGCCGGAGATGACGGCTCCGTGCCGCGACATCGCTTCCAGCCATCGCATGGGGCGCATCAGGAAGGCACCCGGCGACATCACCACCGTTGTCGTCCCGACATACAGCGTCATCAGCACACCCCCGATGAGGCCCAGGTCGTGGTACTGCGGCAGCCAGGTCACCGAACCCACCGGGCGGTGGAACACCGGGTTGTCCGGCGCGGGGTCCCAGGTCTGGCGAACGGTCTCCAGGTTGTGCAGGAAGTTGCCGTGGGTCAGCACCACGCCCTTGGGTGCCTTCGTAGTCCCCGAGGTGTATTGAATTGCCGCGACGGTCGCCGCGGTCACCGGCGGCAGCGCCCAGCGGTCGGCGGCGGCCTCATCGCCGCTCAGTTCTTCGGTGGCGAACCACTGCAGCGGCGCCAAGCCCGCGGCCTCGGCGGCGCGGTCCGCCGCAGCCCGGATCCCGTCTTGGGTCTTCGCGGTGGCCAAAGCGATCTCGGCGCGCGCATCGGGCACGATTGCCGCGATCCGCGCCGAGGTCCACTGCGCGTCCACCGGTATCGCGACGGCGCGGGCATACAGGCAACCGAAGAAACCGACGATGCTGTCCAGGCCCGGGCGGCAGAAGATCAACACCCGCTGGCCTGCTGCGCCGTGCTGCTGCAGGCCGGCGGCGACCGCCCGGGCCCGACGATCCAGCTCGCGATAGGTCAGCCGGTCGTGTTCCTCGTCGCCGTCGGGGCAAAACAGGAACGCGACCTTGTCGCCATGGCGGTCAGCCTGCTGCTGCAGCAGGTCCACCAACGTAAATGCGCTGGGCTCTGTCATCGACATCGCCCAGCGCACCTACAGATCGAACGGAATTACTGCTGCTGAATTACTGCTGCTGGCAGAGGTTGTCCAGGACGTCGATCTGACCGCGCAGCTGGTCGCGCAGCGGCTGCTGGACGGCGTCCTCGGGCGAGTGCCCAGCCAGGTAGTTGATGCTCAGCGCCTCGAGTGTGTCGGCCATGTCGCCAACGGCCTTCGCCAGGTCAGCCGGGGTGCCCGGGTTGGCCTCGAGGTTCTGGTGCAGGAAGGCGCCGCCGGCGAACAGCGAAAGCCGCGCGTTGGTGCCGACCGCCAGGTCACCGGCCAGGTCACCCGGAACCGGGTTCTGCAGGTTGGTGTTGAACTGGGTGCCCTGACGCACGACGCTCTGCGCCTCGCAGATTTTGCCCTTGGCTTCGGCGCGCTGGTCGTCGGAGAATTTCTGGCTCGTCGACGGGTGGAACCACCCGAAGATGGCCAGAACGATGCCGATCACGGCCAACGCCAACGCGGCGATCGTGGGCACCGACAACGCCGACGCGGAGGTGGAAGATTGCGGAAAACCCGCGGTCTTGGGCTTGGCAGAGGAGGATTCGCTAGCAGAAGTCTCAGGCATTGCGCGATCGTAGCGGGACAGGTCGCAATAGTCACGCTGAATCGGGATCCGGCGCGTTGGCGGTACCCTCATGTGCGATGTTGAGCACCGAGTTGCAGACCACGCCGCGCCGGCTCACCGGCTGGGGCCGCACCGCGCCGAGCATGGCGCAGGTGTTGTCGACCCCCGACGTCGAAGTCATCGCCAAAGCGGTGGCGCGGGCGGCCGACGACGGAAACCGCGGCGTGATCGCCCGCGGCCTGGGTCGCTCTTACGGCGACAACGCCCAGAACGGCGGCGGTCTGGTGATCGATATGACCGCGTTGAACCGGATCCACTCGATCTCAACCGACCGCGGTGTGGTCGACGTCGACGGCGGCGTGAGCCTGGACCAGCTGATGAAGGCGGCATTGCCCTTCGGGTTGTGGGTGCCGGTGCTGCCCGGGACGCGCCAGGTCACCATCGGTGGGGCGATCGCCTGCGACATCCACGGCAAGAACCACCACAGCGAGGGCAGCTTCGGCAACCACGTGGTGTCGATGGAGTTGTTGACCGCCGACGGTTCGGTGCGGCACCTGACGCCCGACGGCAGCGAATCGGAGCTGTTCTGGGCCACCGTCGGCGGCAACGGCCTGACCGGGATCATCCTGCGCGCCACCATCGCCATGACGCCGACCGAGACGGCGTATTTCATCAACGACGGCGACAACACCACCACTCTTGATGAGACCATCGCCTTCCACAGCGACGGCAGCGAAGCCGACTACACCTATTCCAGTGCGTGGTTCGACGCGATCAGCCCGCAGCCGAAGCTGGGCCGCGCCACCATCACCCGCGGGCGGCTGGCCCGGCGCGACGAGCTGCCCAAGAAGCTGGCCCGCAACCCGCTGAAGTTCGACGCACCGCAGTTGATGACGGTGCCCGACATCTTCCCCAACGGGTTGATGAACAAGTTGAGTCTGAGCGCCATCGGCGAGCTGTACTACCGTCGCGGCGGCCACTATCGCGGCAAGGTGCAGAACCTGACGCAGTTCTATCACCCGCTGGACCTGCTGGGTGAGTGGAACCGCGGCTACGGTCCGGCCGGCTTCGCGCAGTACCAGTTCCTGGTGCCCACCGAGGCCGTCGAGGAGTTCAAGAGCATCATCATCGACATCCAGGCCAGCGGGCACTACTCGGCGCTGAACGTGTTCAAGCTGTTCGGGCCGGGAAACGAAGCACCGCTGAGCTTCCCGATGCCCGGCTGGAACGTGTGCCTGGACTTCCCGATGAAACCCGGCGTCAACGAGCTGCTCAACTCCCTCGACCGCCGCGTGCTGGAGTTCGGCGGCCGGCTCTACACCGCCAAGGACTCCCGCACCACCGCGGAGAACTTCCACGCCATGTACCCGCGGATCGACGAATGGATCGCGGTGCGCCGCAAGGTGGATCCCGACGGGATCTTCGCCTCCGATATGGCCCGACGTTTGGAGCTTCTGTAGATGGTGTGCCCGTGGTTTTAGATGCGACCTCAAATCCCCAGTCGATTCTGCTGCTGGGCGGTACTTCCGAGATCGGCCTGGCGATCTGTGCGCGCTACCTGCGCAACGCCTCGGCCAGCGTGGTGCTGGCCTGCCTGCCCGGTGATCCCGGCCGGGACGGCGCGGTGGCCGCGATGCAGGCGGCCGGCGCCAAGTCGGTGCGGATCGTCGACTTCGACGCGCTGGACACCGCAAGCCACCCGGCGATGATCGACTCCGCGTTCAGCGCCGGCGATATAGATGTGGCGATCGTGGCTTTCGGCATGGACGCCGACGCCGAGGAGCTCTGGCACAACCAGGCCAAGGCCGTGCAGGTCGCCGAGATCAACTACACCGCAGCGGTTTCGGTGGGCGTGTTGCTCGCGGGCAAGATGGGCGCCCAGGGTTTCGGGCAGATCATCGCGATGAGCTCGGTGGCCGGCGAGCGGGTGCGCCGCACCAACTTCGTCTACGGCTCCACCAAGGCCGGGCTGGACGGCTTCTACCTCGGCCTGGGCGAGGCGCTCCGCGAGGACGGGGTGCGGGTGCTGGTGATCCGGCCCGGCCAGGTGCGCACCCGGTTCTCCGCGCACGTCAAAGAGGCGCCGTTGACCGTCGACAAGGAAGACGTCGCCGAACTGGCGGTGGCCGCAGCCGCCAAGGGCAAAGAGATCGTCTGGGCGCCAGGGGCGTTCCGCTACGTCATGATGGTGCTTCGGCACGTCCCGCGGGCGATCTTCCGCCGGTTGCCGATCTAGCCGATGAGTCGCGCCGGTCTCGTGCGTCACACACGTCACGCGGGGGAGGGTTGCGGTGAGTTGCCCACCTTTGCGCGACAACGGTTGTCGCTCAGAGGCGGGCAATCGCCATATATCTCTCGCCGGGTGACAGTTGGGGCTGGTGATGACCGTGCGTAACGCGCTGAACACGGCGGCTCAGATGATCCTGGCCGGCGTCATCGCCGGCGTCGTCGCGGTGGTCGCGCTGCTGGCGATCGCCCGGGTCCAGTGGCCCGCGTATCCGTCGTCGAACCAACTGCATGCGCTGACCACCGTCGGGCAGGTTGGCTGCCTGGCCGGGTTGGCCGTCGCCGGGTGGGCCTGGCGGCGCGGCCGACGTGCCTTGGGCTGGCTGGCCGGCGTGGTGTTCACCAGCGCGTTCTCGGTGGTGACGCTGGCGATGCCGCTCGGGGCCACCAAGCTCTACCTGTTCGGCATCTCGGTGGACCAGCAGTTCCGCACCGAGTACCTGACCCGGCTGACCGACAGCCCGCGGCTTGCCGACATGACCTATCTCGGGCTGCCGCCGTACTACCCGCCGGGCTGGTTCTGGCTCGGCGGGCGGGCCGCGGCCTGGACCGGGCTGCCGGCCTGGGAGATGTACAAGCCGTGGGCGATCACCTCGATCGCCGTGGCCGTCGCGGTCGCGCTGGTGCTGTGGAACAAGATGATCCGCTTCGAATACGCGCTGCTGGTCACCCTCGCCGGCGCCGCGGTGACGCTGGCCTACAGCTCCCCCGAGCCCTACGCGGCGATGATCACCGTGCTGCTGCCCCCGGTGCTGATCCTGACCTGGTCCGGCCTGCGCGCCGGCCAACGCGGCGGCGGCTGGGGCGCGACCGTGGGCGCCGGGATGTTTCTCGGATTCGCGGCAACCTTCTACACCCTGCTGGTCGCCTACACGGCATTCACCGTGGTCCTGATGGCGCTACTGCTGGCGGCCATCCGGCGGCGTTTCGACCCGCTGGCCCGGCTGGCAGTGATCGGCCTGATCGCCGCGGCCATCGCGTCGATCACCTGGACGCCCTACCTGCGCCAGGCGCTGCACCACCCGGCCGGCGAGACCCGCAGCGCCTTCCACTACCTGCCCGGTGACGGCGCCGAGCTGAGCTTCCCGATGCTGCAGTTCACGCTGCTCGGGGCGCTGTGCCTGCTGGGCACGCTGTGGTTGGTGGTCCGGGCCACCAAGTCGACCCGGGCGGGTGCGCTGGCCATCGGCGTCGTCGGCGTCTACCTGTGGTCGATCCTGTCCATGGTGTCGACCCTGGCCCTCACCACGCTGCTCAGCTTCCGGCTGCAGCCGACGCTGACGGTGCTGCTGGCCACGGCCGGGGTATTCGGCTTCGTGGAGGGCGCCCAGGCACTCGGCCGGGCCGCGCAGGGCTGGCACACCATCGTGTACCCGGCCGCGACCGCGGTGGGACTGGCCGGGGCGCTCGCGTTCAGTCAGGACATTCCCGAGGTGCTGCGGCCCGACATCACCGTCGCCTACACCGACACCGACGGCCACGGCGACCGCGGCGACCGGCGCGCACCGGGCGCGGCGAAGTACTACGAGGCCGTCGATGCCGCTATCACGCAAGCCACCGGCAAGCCGCGCGACGAGACCGTCGTGCTCACCGCCGACTACAGCTTCCTGTCCTACTACCCCTATTGGGGCTTTCAGGGGCTGACGCCGCACTACGCCAACCCGCTGGCGCAGTTCTCCGCGCGCGCCGCCGCGATCGAGGCCTGGTCCAAGCTCGAGACCGCCGAGCAGTTCACCCGCGCGCTCGACGACTTGGCGTGGCCGGCGCCGACGGTGTTTCTGATGCGGTCCGGCGCCGGTGACACCTACACGTTGCGGCTGGCCAAGGACGTCTACCCCAACCATCCCAACGTGCGGCGCTACACCGTGGAGCTCGATGCGGCC is a genomic window of Mycolicibacter heraklionensis containing:
- a CDS encoding decaprenylphospho-beta-D-erythro-pentofuranosid-2-ulose 2-reductase; protein product: MVLDATSNPQSILLLGGTSEIGLAICARYLRNASASVVLACLPGDPGRDGAVAAMQAAGAKSVRIVDFDALDTASHPAMIDSAFSAGDIDVAIVAFGMDADAEELWHNQAKAVQVAEINYTAAVSVGVLLAGKMGAQGFGQIIAMSSVAGERVRRTNFVYGSTKAGLDGFYLGLGEALREDGVRVLVIRPGQVRTRFSAHVKEAPLTVDKEDVAELAVAAAAKGKEIVWAPGAFRYVMMVLRHVPRAIFRRLPI
- a CDS encoding fatty acyl-AMP ligase; protein product: MSMTEPSAFTLVDLLQQQADRHGDKVAFLFCPDGDEEHDRLTYRELDRRARAVAAGLQQHGAAGQRVLIFCRPGLDSIVGFFGCLYARAVAIPVDAQWTSARIAAIVPDARAEIALATAKTQDGIRAAADRAAEAAGLAPLQWFATEELSGDEAAADRWALPPVTAATVAAIQYTSGTTKAPKGVVLTHGNFLHNLETVRQTWDPAPDNPVFHRPVGSVTWLPQYHDLGLIGGVLMTLYVGTTTVVMSPGAFLMRPMRWLEAMSRHGAVISGAPNFAYDWCVKRSTPPERAALDLSNWQVALNGGEPVNPASLRAFSEAFAPAGFAPEAFLPVYGLAEATLGVSGGSGAGARGSPVIVHVDRGALGEDRVVEAAPDDPFAAAVVGCGRPRGGQRVIIVDPETRVECDADGVGEIWVSGPSVGQGYWRRSAETEQTFAAHLSDTGEGPFLRTGDRGFLHDGELFVTGRCKDLVVLGDVVHYPNDIERTVQGCNPVLLAGRGAVFAITGEPGDPFACERLVVVQEVQRHRSTDTDTDGVLAAIRDAVRRHHRTEVHDVLLVKPMSIPTTSSGKIQRAACREKFSAGELAAVAQWNAPQAPAPDPGTAAKQRMALGLARFVGGLARQRRESD
- a CDS encoding galactan 5-O-arabinofuranosyltransferase, which produces MTVRNALNTAAQMILAGVIAGVVAVVALLAIARVQWPAYPSSNQLHALTTVGQVGCLAGLAVAGWAWRRGRRALGWLAGVVFTSAFSVVTLAMPLGATKLYLFGISVDQQFRTEYLTRLTDSPRLADMTYLGLPPYYPPGWFWLGGRAAAWTGLPAWEMYKPWAITSIAVAVAVALVLWNKMIRFEYALLVTLAGAAVTLAYSSPEPYAAMITVLLPPVLILTWSGLRAGQRGGGWGATVGAGMFLGFAATFYTLLVAYTAFTVVLMALLLAAIRRRFDPLARLAVIGLIAAAIASITWTPYLRQALHHPAGETRSAFHYLPGDGAELSFPMLQFTLLGALCLLGTLWLVVRATKSTRAGALAIGVVGVYLWSILSMVSTLALTTLLSFRLQPTLTVLLATAGVFGFVEGAQALGRAAQGWHTIVYPAATAVGLAGALAFSQDIPEVLRPDITVAYTDTDGHGDRGDRRAPGAAKYYEAVDAAITQATGKPRDETVVLTADYSFLSYYPYWGFQGLTPHYANPLAQFSARAAAIEAWSKLETAEQFTRALDDLAWPAPTVFLMRSGAGDTYTLRLAKDVYPNHPNVRRYTVELDAALFAGPAFHVQKIGPFVLAIRT
- a CDS encoding FAD-binding oxidoreductase, which codes for MLSTELQTTPRRLTGWGRTAPSMAQVLSTPDVEVIAKAVARAADDGNRGVIARGLGRSYGDNAQNGGGLVIDMTALNRIHSISTDRGVVDVDGGVSLDQLMKAALPFGLWVPVLPGTRQVTIGGAIACDIHGKNHHSEGSFGNHVVSMELLTADGSVRHLTPDGSESELFWATVGGNGLTGIILRATIAMTPTETAYFINDGDNTTTLDETIAFHSDGSEADYTYSSAWFDAISPQPKLGRATITRGRLARRDELPKKLARNPLKFDAPQLMTVPDIFPNGLMNKLSLSAIGELYYRRGGHYRGKVQNLTQFYHPLDLLGEWNRGYGPAGFAQYQFLVPTEAVEEFKSIIIDIQASGHYSALNVFKLFGPGNEAPLSFPMPGWNVCLDFPMKPGVNELLNSLDRRVLEFGGRLYTAKDSRTTAENFHAMYPRIDEWIAVRRKVDPDGIFASDMARRLELL